A region from the bacterium genome encodes:
- a CDS encoding flavin reductase family protein — translation MAIDEAGDDLRDRFRRAFRRYPAAVTVITYLDAAGHPSGMTATAVCSLSIAPPSVIVCVNRDARAHAAITQGGRFGINLLALGQEHLATHCSRPGAEKTLQPEWISGSGGAHTPVLRGALAHLDCTVRQHFEAYTHSVVIGEVTLVQLGPAAMPLVYAEGSYRTLDAAIEQSYEVLWDRMMSRLL, via the coding sequence ATGGCGATCGACGAAGCGGGAGACGATCTACGCGACCGTTTCCGCCGGGCGTTCCGACGGTATCCGGCGGCGGTCACGGTCATCACCTATCTGGATGCCGCCGGCCACCCCAGCGGGATGACGGCGACCGCGGTCTGTTCGCTCTCCATCGCGCCTCCCTCGGTGATTGTCTGCGTCAACCGGGACGCCCGAGCGCACGCCGCGATCACCCAGGGCGGACGGTTCGGCATCAACCTCCTCGCCCTGGGGCAGGAGCACCTCGCGACGCACTGCAGCCGCCCCGGAGCCGAAAAGACGTTGCAGCCGGAGTGGATCTCTGGGTCGGGCGGGGCGCACACCCCGGTCCTCCGCGGCGCGCTCGCACACCTCGACTGCACGGTGCGCCAGCACTTTGAGGCCTACACCCACTCCGTCGTGATCGGGGAGGTCACCTTGGTCCAGTTGGGCCCCGCCGCGATGCCGCTGGTCTACGCGGAAGGGTCGTATCGGACGCTGGACGCCGCGATCGAGCAGTCCTACGAAGTCCTCTGGGACCGCATGATGTCGCGTCTGCTATAA